CAGGCTACATTTTTGTAATCTATCATTATACATGGAATTAATGAAGATTATGATGTGTAACCACTTTTATAGATCCAGACATACACCCTGAGTGTGACTGATAAACAACACTGCCACCTTCTGGCTCAAAAGAGCAACTGTGGTCTAAGTAAGAAACATACCAtagaaaaaagcattttaatttgtttacatcagacattaaaataaaagcaaggtCTTGGTTTGCTAATAAAGTATGGGTTAACACCTGATCAGAATTTGTGGAGGATTAAATCTTATGCCTTGATtaattttaacttaaaatactaactgaaaatgattaaacacTTGACGTATGTAATCAAACTCGGATTTAAGACTTAAGGCTTCTATCAATTACACTTCATAAATAAAGAGCTAAATGACTAGGTTTATGTCTTGCAGCTGTGAGCACCTCCCCTGATTCCTTTGAGAATTGCATTCTGGGACTGTCCATCAACAACACCCTCAATAATCAAGTTTTTCATTTTAGTATCCATACTGGCTGTTTTGTGCATACTTTATATTGTGAACACATTACATACTTAAAACCTGCGTAGAATTACTGTATGAATATGGATTTGGTACACAGATTAAGCCATCAAATGAGGAGAAATGACCTCATATGTAGCAATAATCTGTCTAGAAGTTAAGTGAATGATTTCTATATAGAGGTTTATGAGTCTTTCATGTTCATCTTGTGAGTGAAGAAAATACACTGGAATCCAAAATTTGCCTTCAGGGAGAtcatatgaaaataatgaatgtgaaataataatgtgttaatatgtatttcttcttttttgcctttgtatatttcaatttttgcttttattcaaTATACTACTTCAAGATACTTTTGTAAATAGAACCTCTGCGGTAACCTAATATAAAAGGAACAATAATGGTATAAAGTGTGTGTCACCTGTTGATTAGtaattaggaacacctgtgtcAGGTTACATGTTATGAACACAGACCAAAACAGTTTTTCACAGTAAGCATTTTGTGTTGACGCAGAAGGAGAATTACAGGTTAAACTAATGACAATGATGAAAGCTAAGTTACATTTTACTGTGCCTGTAAAACCTGTCAATGTAAAGTACAAGAGGCTTCGATCCCATTGTTGTTCCCATGATCGAATAGTTGGTTATTTAACAGCGGAGGTGTTTGGGGAATATCTTCCATGGGGCAGCACCTTAAATTGTGATTTGTCACTATAACTGTTAAAGTTCaggaaaaaatatatcaatattttaaacaggtatttaaatgtattgagtTTAATTTGGACACAGgtaaataattacagtatagAATACATTAAAGGCCTATCACGCAGGCTGATGAGATCTCTGCTCAAGTTGAAGTTGGGGGAATTATGTGTGGAAATGACTTGATGTCCCccaacaacatgtttaaatagGAACTGTCAAAGGTAAAGGTGTAGGTTGTAACAGATGAAACAAAACTAATTAGAGAGCAGGGTAGAAGTCAATCAAGTTCAGACCACACACTCCCACAAAGTGAGGAAATTTAGCAGGCAAAATGGCTGAAAAACTGTGTGATTTAACCATGGACTTGTTGGGCATTTAATGAAATCATGCAGATGTTAATAGTGTTGAACAACGAACTTTGGTCTAACTGGGACATCTTGTGGTGATAGATGACATTGTCCCACTATCAGGCAAAAGCAACATGGtcatatttaactttattaaagcATTTCAATCTAtttaaacacaatgaaatgattaaaatgttttgatgtaGAGAGTGCTTATCCATGTTAACCTCTTCTTcgcacagcaacaaaaaaaaaaaactcacttcTGGATGAAACAAAACTTTATTTCAAGTCAATAAACACTTTCGATTAAAAACCCTACATTGAGAGAAGAGGCATTACAATCCGCACAAACATCCTCCGAATGCCTGCAGCGCCGAAGACACACAGCAGGTTTCGGTGACAGGCTGGATAAGATTGACCCATATTCCCTGCTGGGCCTATTGCCTTTCATAGCCAACTGTGGGCCTCATTCTGATCTTGGTACGTTCACAGTCTGGATCATGTGAGAGAGGGCGGAGGAAAGATATGCTGAAATGTCACACCTACAGCAATCTCCTGTGGACAGTGTAGTAGTGGAGTAAAGCAGTCATTCTCCGTTTTTCAAGTGTGGACAGCTCTCTGTCTGAACTACATTCGATTTTCTTTAACATTATCATAGATCAAATACATTCTTAATCAACACTTAAAAAGACTATCCAATATATTGTGAGTTGTGTTTTTCCTCAGTGACAGTAGAGCAAATCCACAACAAGTCACAATCAGCTGCAAGCAATGTGGTAGACTGAAGTCTCCACAGCACCCTTTGTTTCGTTTTTCTTCATCTCACTCCATTATTTGCACCCTGATTCAAGTTACTTcaagttttaaccctttcagaTATTATGACAAGTAGGTTCCAAGGTGTCTAAGGCAAAATTAAGACACCGCCTGactaaaaatgataaaaatcatgatgtttaaaaagaaaggaagaatgtCCAAATTTGAGGAAAATCAAAAATGAACACAGGGAACAACCACACAGAGCAAAGTAGTTGTTCCTTTACAATACTGTATGCTATTGAATGTACTATTAGGTATaacatcataaaatatttgGCAGGCCCTTCATTTGCTAAACAATCTCTTGTTCAGAtgatatacaaatacaaaatgcatCATCGGTGGGTTTGTGCCAAAGGACGTGACGATTATCTACAGCAAGTGCACTTGAGGATCattcacagttcaaaacatTGCCTTGCTTCTGACAAACAGGCGTGTGAACAATGTAAGTGGTGACTGGCTCTTACAGTCCAGGCGGTTTGGGCCGACGATGGAGCAAAGTGAGTGTGTTGACCAGGAAGTCTGTGAAACTGAGTTTTTGTACTGGTTGCttattctgctttttctttgccacCATCTACTGGCTTCACCAGTTCAGGTTCATCCAGCAGGGCCTGTTTTCGCTCCCTTTCCTTCACCAGCTGCACGCCACAGTAGGTCACCAGTAACACTGAGAGGGTGGACAGAGGAAATCCTGGAGGGAAAAAGACGAAAAGAGgtaaaggaggaggaagtgtagggggagaagaagaaagaaaaaaagtatgacTTTACAGGAATGCAGGTTTCTTTGTACTGTGATCTAAGCACATGTTTGACAGATACCATAATTCTGTCAACAACTTCTCAGTTTGCAAATGCTCTGTTGTTAAGATTTGTTTCATGTGAAGAAAATGTGATCTCTTGAGGATGGAGCCCTTTGGGATCCAGTTTCTTTTTATGTCTGTGCCTGCTTCCACTAGAACTGACAGAGAAGCCTGTTTTTATATACTCCACACCATTGTTGTTGAGTACCTTTGTAAATCAATCTTCTTCCCACCAGTTTGGCAAACTCCAAACTGTTGAGAGCGAGAACGTTGTAGAGGATGATAAGCCAGAAGTTGGCGGCATTGAACACACCACGGATCCTGCGTGACATGGCTTCACCCATAGCATACTAAAAACAGAGGACACAGGTACACATAAGGTATGTGGCACAAATTATACTTAGAATAATTACATATGTTAAAAGGTTAAAAGACTTGAAATAAAGTGCTTTTTATCTTAATGTTTCTCACCTCTATGGTAGAAAATGGCGGAAAAGAGAAGAGCTTGGCCACCCACAGCTCAAAGTTCAGGCCGAAGCAGTTGAAAAAGGACCAGATGTAAACCAGCTCACATGGGCCCAGCCACAGAGTGGTGATGGCGAAGGTGCAGATAGTTGCCAGGAGCTCCTTGAAGATTTTGTCGTGATCGCCACCAATGTAGTCATAAACATACCTGCAAAATATTAACTCAGATTTAACTCAATGAATCAAAGTCTTTCTATACTGATGCTTCTGTTAGTTAAACCAGTGAATTTAAAATCAAACACTCACTTGCACAGCCAGTCATTGATGCCTCTATCAAAGTGCCTAAACAAGAGAGAAATGTCCCATGTAAGTCTTTTTACACAAGTTCAAGGTTTAGTGAGGCCAATGAATAGAAATTACACAGTACAGTGATTTCTTAAAAGTGCAAGTCACACTTACGTCTCAGAAAAGACGTAGAGCATGGTGATACACTTGGGTGGCTGAGGAGGGTCCAGGTGATCCAGTGTAGCCACAGTGTTGATGACGCCAAACATCACAGCGGCTTTCACCCAGTCATACACCAGGTTGGAATAAGCTAGACCACCTACACAGGTATACATGGGAACAAAGCAAGTTTAATGTTTGATAAACTACATAAAGCGTGAAAATTGGCAACACAGAAAATAGAAACTGATGCATGGAGCTAAGACTGGATTTTAGCCCTTCAGTAAATATTGGATGTCAGTCAGTCATAATGACTAATACAGACCATTCTATTTTCTTTGcaattttatgtatttatttacatggaGGTTTTAAACCAAGATGCTGAACAAATTCATTGCTCTAGGGTGAGAATGGAGAATTGTAGGTTCCCATTGTGGTCCCAATGCTTTATTACTAATTTCCACATCAGCAAAGACATTGAAAAGAAATCGGCCATAAACAAtgatgatttgtgttttttattgtatgaaaaTTGAACTGGTACTAAAAGATGCTGAATAATGCCTGTTATCGATGTCAGCTGTcccaatttaaaaaacaaaaatacaagcaTTAATACCAGATGCACAtgacacattattattacatatacagtatctcGCTCACCCAAACACCAGTCAGACAGCTTGGTGGCCAGCTTCATGTCATTGGGGATTGTCAAGATGTAAAGATAGTGGAAGAAGACGTCCACCACCAGAATAACTCCCAGGTGCAACACGGCTTTGGTGGTGATGTTCCACATCTCCCTTTCCTTGCGGGTCAGCTTGGTGTTGTTGGCCTATGGAAATTAACCAGTTTTATGAGCAAgcctttgttgttttattaaattggTCATGGTTGATATGGTTTGATATGCCATTTGAGCATGTCAAACCATACCAACCACTCTCTATTAATTCAGATGTCCGACAATTGTTCTTATTAAGGATTAATAGTATGCCCATGAATTTCAAATTGcattatatataaacatatcaGTATCTTATATACATGAATCGGCTTCCTAAAATGGGATTATATGTGGTTATTACATACAGCCTTTACAGCCTTTTACAATAAACCATCATGAGTGACCATCAAATTCTGCCAGATCTCAGAGGGCTGTTAAATTTTACTCATTTGTCTTCACATTCAGTTTGACCTTTAACCCTTACCTGGGCATGATACATGTCGAAAGTCATGATAGgtccaaagaagaagaaggggaggtAGAAGTTGTATTTCAGCAGGTCAGAGAATGAGTAGTTGCCATCATTCTTCTCACAGTTCTCCAAAGCAAAGCTCATACAGCGCATGATGCTGAAGCCGCAGCCTCCGTAGAACAGGATGTCTTGTAGTTCAAATGAACCACTCACCAAGGCTTCCTGCAAGAGTCAGAGTTATTCTGAGCGTCAAACATTGTCGCCTGAATTAGTTTACCAAAAGTTATTCCTGAAAGGTTGCAGTAAGAGAGCTACTCACCTGCCAGGAGTTATAGGGCTCCAGCTTGATTGAGGCCAGTGTGGCCAGGCCCGCTGCAAAGCACAACCATTTCTTCTTGACCATGGCGACACTGTAGAGCATGATGCAGTGAGACAGAACCAGAGCCATGAAGGTCCAGCCCATTGTGACCAGGACTGCTAAACCACCGTACACACCAAAGATCAAGGATCTGTGCTGTGAGTAAAGAGGAGCCAGCTTCAGCGTGATGCAATGTCAGTATCTTTGTACTATTTATGATTAAATTCAACACACATGAAGGGAGTGGTGTAAGTATAATAACGTGTGTATGTACAACAATGGATTTATATTAGAATTGAAAAAAGATTAGattgtgtggaaaaaaacacatcaaacgtCCAGGTAtcaatgatttaaatgaaacatgacGAGTTTATTAATGTTACCTTACATCCATCTATACCAATCTTCATTGTAAGCATGAAACAAGATagaaacatgtttaaaacatattgaactgttttaaatatgtcaaaaatattCACAGAATCACAACAATTACTTGTGCATTCAGACAAGAACCCAACACCAATACCATCCCAATCCAACAGCATTCAACTCATGCCCATGCATCAAGTCAatcatgtgtttggtttgttgtttgttgcttGGTTAAGAATTAAATAGATTGAAATTGAGTTGaattatttgtatagcactacTGTCAGTGATCAGTGCAATTTAGCtttacattaaacatgtttaaatcacATATTCATCTGATGTATTGCCTTGATtggagcaaacacacacatacacacacacatacaagttcAATACATACGCATATACAGAAAAGAGACAAGCAATTATACCTGTTTACAATCACAATGCAGTGGTATCTCATGGACACTCACACCCTCTCTaggacacacatgcacgcacctTTGGAGAGACCAGGGTGAATATCTTGGCAAAGATCACGTGACCGGCGAGAGCAAAAAGGATATGATTGCGGAATGTAGAGAACCACATCATCCACTCGAAGTCTGCGACATCCTGTGGCAAAAGAAGATGCATTAATAACAGGTTGACAAGCTCTCTCTGTCAATATCTTGCTTCATAAAGTCTACTTATGGAATACAAAGGTACATATATGAGATTATATGTGAGCGGCTCACCATTTTCctgccaaagtaatgccatcctgGTTTCACACTTTCTTTGAAGACCTTTCTGTCTACATTCtctgaacaaagaaaaaaggaaaaaaaaggaaatcaccAAACATTATGTTAGAAAATGTGCacctataaataaataatataattaataaatgaagtATTAAGATTTCAACTCATGGCAACATGGCAGTAAGTGGTAAATCTGTCCAGGATTTAGGTGGCTTTATTTTTGAGCTTCTATGTGAACactgaacatttttgacatAATCTTACTGTGAAAAAACGTCCTGTAGGAGGCAAATTTTAACCAGCTTTGGTACAAATGTTGGATTATTTGGTGAATTGAGGGTGTGAGAGCACATTAAGCTCATTTGATAACATCATATATTACATAATACACTCATTGCGAAGCTTTCTATTTTTGAGGCTAACAGCTACACTCATGCATCATAATCTGTATGTAGGAGATTATTGTAGTTCAATGCATAACCGGAATGAAATGCTactacacaaaataaaaataacaataagaatAAGAAGAGTCACATAACAATGATGTTGAGATTTTGAGTATATGGCAACAAATGCGATTGGCATGCAGCATCACAGTAGTTCCAGCAGTGTTACCTGATTACACTAATGGCTATGAAAAAGGATATCAAAATGTGAGGGTCATTGAGGGAAAGCCTCTTACTTCTGGGAACACAGCCAGATTTCTACTACCAGGATACAGTGTTACTGTAGCATGCAGACCTGAGCATGACAAATGCCCCCAGACTGAGCAGCCAAAATGACAATTTCTAGAGACAGATAgtattaaagaaaaggaaactaAAGAAGTAAGACAAAATGATGACTGACAACTCTGCCTTTGCTAATCTGACAGCACTGACTGTGACAGACAGTGCCATCCACCAGTTTACACTCAAGCCATTCAGTAGAGTGTATGAAGAGggttgttatgtttttttattttacagtctgaATACATGCAAACATCAAGATGAAAGGCGTGAAATTAGTTAGATGAGTGTTACTGTTGTACAGCAGGGATCTCAGTCCGACATGCCTCCATCAGGAAAATAATTAGCAAGTAATTAGACCATCTTTAAAGTGTCCTCATATTAATAGGAACATGCAGAATTCCTCAAGAGAAAAGGGGATCCGTTTAATCTGCTAAATTAGCTTTCTACACAGTTTTAGGGTTTGATAGAACAGTGTTGTAGGTAGGGATCTTGTTTTTTGGCAGCAGATTGCACTACTAGATAAACAGTCACTCACCACTTGAAGCATCAAATATCCAACTGCCTGTCCATATCAAGGCCACAGAGAGTACAGCTGTGTAGAGATACAGCTCATATCTGGGGAGGGCAGCTTTGATCCCCATGGTGAATCTATGCGCAGGAAGCCTAAGGGGTTGAAAAGAGATCTGCCACATAACATTAGACCTTACTGAAGGCAAAAAGTATGAGAACAAAACATGCCTGAAAGCAGATACAGACAGTTATGTAAATGTGAGTAATATCGTTAAAGGGTTTGCTGAGGTTTATTGAACCAATGTTTTTGGAATAATTACCACCAGTCATTATGCAGAAGTTATAGTTAGGCCTGTGACATCTGTATGATGTAAGCATGCACTTTGAGATACTGTGTGAGCTCTGTCATGGAAATGTGACTATCatggaaataaaacaggaattgAAAAGGTATGTAAGTATATCATTGTTCAATTTAATAATCAGTATCACTCATGTAGTTTCCTTGGCAACACTGATTTTACAATAAAGGTAACCCAATGGAAAACACATTAACTCCTCTAGGCTTGAAATgctatatgaatataaaaacacatgatgGTGTTTATATGTACAGTTTATTTGTGCCAGCATCTATCGGCACATGTTCCTCATGTTAAATATGGTGTTTTAACAAGGCGACATTTTTCTAATAAGCCTTTAGGATCGACAGTGATTTAAATAGGACTGCAGAGCCCTGGCTCCTCGGAATCAGCATCGTCAGCTGCGCAACTCTACCTCTCCTTCCTATTATAGCTCTTGCAGTTGGTCTGCTGCACAGCCGGGCAGCTGCAGTGCTATGTGATCTGAGGGGCGCCGGGGACTCACTTCACAGAATAATTAGCACTGGCTGGAATGACCAAGAATGGtgcagagaaagagtgagagagcagATTTCGTCGCATGATAGATACTTTCCGGGGACTCACTTGGTTGAGTttgcgcgtgtgtgtatgtgtgtgtgtgtgaggctcaTGTCACGCACTTTGAGTTGAAGTTAAAGGAGTTGAACTAATTAGTTTTGTGGTCTGTCATGCCAAGATGTAACCATGGCTGAGCAGGACCCCAGCAAAGCGTCCTGCATACAAATGTCACTGTTTCACTGCTCCATGCATACAGAGCCGAAAAACACACAGGCCTCCTGCATTGATCTGATGGTTACTCTTCTATTTAACCCTATGCACAAATTTAAatagacttgtttttttttactaaccTTGTATCCGCCTCAAACTGTCAAGATGAGGGCAACAGTGTGTGCAGCCCGTCTCTtcagaatagaaaataaaataaataagaagggGGGGTGGCGGTGgttacagctgttttttttctaattcatCCGTCTTGTAAGGGCTTGCCGCTGCCGCCGCCTGCGATCACCAGCCTCGGCAAGTCAGGATGTTGCGGACTCAacgaagggaggaggaggaggaggaggaggaggaagaggaggaggggggataTATTTATCCTTCCACTACTGCACCGCAGTGAGGGGTGGTCCACACTGTGGGGACCTTACTGGAGCGCAAAAACACTATGTGACAATGGTTGAAATAAGGAGGAAAGCAGGTGCATCCAGCAGCATCTACACTGCACCTGGACAGCATGCCTCTCTAGTCAAAAATATCATCATGGATTAGTCTTGAGAAGAATATCATAGAATTTACCAAGTGAAATATGACTTTACTTCTCgaattattaaaaatatgtataaaaatatgtttgctgTGTTCTTGACAACGACAAAAACAACTACTTAAAGTTATTTACTTATTATCTATAGGCCTATAGCAGCTTTAGAACATTATCCGCTGTACCTTAAATGTATTTGaacaacatttagaaaaaaacaagcaataaaaaccaACATATAATGGATAGAAAAtagaataacattttaaaaatgtgggtttttgtttttgagttcCTTTGGCAACCAGGAAGAAGTAttttatcccaagtgcaattaatattttaaacacttccaaatgaCCAATACACAATACGCACACAGAAACTgatatgcacttatatttttataacttacatattttatgtattttaagaatggttttatggagtttatggattctattgattttatgtaatttgtgtctattgtatgtctgttattggtgagccaaagacaattttccaccatgCTGGACAATAAAGTTCTATTCTCTTCTATTCTAATACTCACCAGAATAGGAGACCATGTTTTGAAGTCATGAAAGTATTGAGGAATTTGGTGATTTTTCACAGTTGTCAGGCATGTTTCCTATTATAAAGATACTGAATAGTTTTAAAGTACTTAATTTAAAGCAGTTATGTGATTTTGTTCAGAGTATTTATAGAAAATTCCATACCATTGtaaatacatgtgtgtttgttttttaatcatgaGTGCAGGGTATCATTGGAGCCTTGTTTCGTAATGTAAACACTAGGTGGCGCTCTCGACCTTTAAAATCACTCACAAGTAGAGAACACATACACAAGGGTGTTTTGGATTAACGTCAACTATTTGCTTGGATTGTAAAATACCCGGGCACACACACGGTTACTTGGTCCCACATGAATATAAAGTACATTGTCTTTAAAcatatgcttttttaaaatgttaataataaagaACTATAATTTGTTGCGTGCGCCCCAGAGTAATTATAGAGAGGAAGCTTGAAAGAGCCGGAGTCCAGCCAGCTGCATGGGTTGAGCAATGTAGTGAGAATCCATCACAGAAACAAACCGCCCCCTCCCACTCTGGTGCCCCCGCTTCAGATGCAACTCTAAATACATGAAGCCTCCATGTTGCACAGGGAATGTAGGGCCAGCTGATGTGAACTGTTTGCCTGAAAGTGTACGCTAACTTTACCGCTGTACCACTTGCGtctgattcatgttttttttgggacaaGCGGACCAACCCTCCGACCGACGGGGCTGCCTGGTGTTTGCACCGTTGTTCCAGACGCGGCCTCACGGAGCTTCACGGCTAACTCGCTAACCTAGGCTACCTGCTAACTTCAGCTAGTGTGCGACTCTACGGCacttggtttttgtttttttgtctttgttaccCACAAAAAAATACTCGTTTGCAGCGATGGTATTTTTTTGCGGAGAGCCATAAATGACAGCCGCTCATTGGCGTCCATTCACCCCCGTGCTAGCTGGCTGGCTGCCCCCGCTGCCACAGCGCCTCGCCTCGGACGGTTGCCGGGCTTTGTGGGCTAGCTGGTCATCTTAAACCGCTAGCTAACTGTAGCTAGCAAGCGAAGCAAGCCagcaaaacaaaagaggaatAACCACCCGTCTAAATGGACCACATGTCCATAATAACCCAAGTTTCCAACCCCAAGGAGGAGGAAATAATATCCTACAACCAGGAGAAAGGTAAGGGAGAGTCAAGCTACTTTCCTCGGCTGACGTTAGCCGTTAGCTCGCTGCTGTGGTAGTTGTGGACACTGGTTGCCTGCGTGTGATGTTCACATTTAAAGACGATGAAAACCTAACCAGCGGTAGTTCAGCTCTTTAATAAGCAATACGTTTATCAGAGGGGGCCTGTGCCGATAAATTATCGGGAGTAGTTTAACATGTTGTGTATTGCTCGGTATGAATAGTGCTTCAGTGTCAAGTCAATAGTATTtgtgtagcacttttcatacacaatggcagtTCAAGGTGCTTCACGTCAGCATAAAAGCAATGGACCAACACGATAAAGTCGTTTTAAAGCTCAGTTTAAAcaatacagaaacacaacaactaAAAATGAATTACTAAATCGAACACATACTTTGTCACAAATtgtaataatcatttaaaaaataataacgaTATAGAGCTTTAAAACCACACACGTTGAGGCTATTCATGAGCCTGAGTTAACAGAAaggtttaaatgttgttttaaacgTGGATACAGTGGTGTCAAGTGTCTCCAAGTTTTTATCCCATTAACCTTGGCTGAATTAACGGCAGCCAACACATTTGTTGTCAAACAGTAACACTTGTTGTCCACACTGAGCTTAAACCCAGTAATACCAAGTTTTTGCCTCTGATGTAATTGTGTTTTACACTTTTCTGTTTGCGCTTACTACATAAGTGGACAATGTGATTTGACAGGCAATCGCCTTCATGACTCATGACCACAAGGAGCTAGCAAAAGTTCTTTGTGGTTTGGTCTGAGAGGAACTAAAAAATGTCTTTGGGGCAAAGCAAGTACGAGTGGAGAAGAGTGTCTGCTGCTAGTGTGTCAAATGTCAAGTGGATTATCACAGCATCCTCCTCCAGGCCTGTAACTTTGTTTAGCTAAAAGGCACCAGGACTGTGATCAGACTTTTTGGATGCATAGCTTTACATTGCCATATTCTTACATGGcttatgtttactttttttttttttttaagcaccaGCATAACTTGCCTCCTATCCCAGAGAGAATCAGCATTTGATTTTAAGAGTCATAATCTTTCACACGCATCAGATCTCAGGATCTAAAACCGTCGTGGCTTCATTTTCACTCTGAGTACATCTGTCAGTGCTCTTTATGTCTCCAGCCACACTCGAGCATAAATT
This genomic interval from Scomber scombrus chromosome 11, fScoSco1.1, whole genome shotgun sequence contains the following:
- the hhatla gene encoding hedgehog acyltransferase like, a produces the protein MGIKAALPRYELYLYTAVLSVALIWTGSWIFDASSENVDRKVFKESVKPGWHYFGRKMDVADFEWMMWFSTFRNHILFALAGHVIFAKIFTLVSPKHRSLIFGVYGGLAVLVTMGWTFMALVLSHCIMLYSVAMVKKKWLCFAAGLATLASIKLEPYNSWQEALVSGSFELQDILFYGGCGFSIMRCMSFALENCEKNDGNYSFSDLLKYNFYLPFFFFGPIMTFDMYHAQANNTKLTRKEREMWNITTKAVLHLGVILVVDVFFHYLYILTIPNDMKLATKLSDWCLGGLAYSNLVYDWVKAAVMFGVINTVATLDHLDPPQPPKCITMLYVFSETHFDRGINDWLCKYVYDYIGGDHDKIFKELLATICTFAITTLWLGPCELVYIWSFFNCFGLNFELWVAKLFSFPPFSTIEYAMGEAMSRRIRGVFNAANFWLIILYNVLALNSLEFAKLVGRRLIYKGFPLSTLSVLLVTYCGVQLVKERERKQALLDEPELVKPVDGGKEKAE